One genomic window of Mustela lutreola isolate mMusLut2 chromosome 14, mMusLut2.pri, whole genome shotgun sequence includes the following:
- the SLC45A3 gene encoding solute carrier family 45 member 3, whose amino-acid sequence MVQRLWAGRLLRHRKAQLLLVNLLTFGLEVCLAAGITYVPPLLLEVGVEEKFMTMVLGIGPVLGLISVPLLGSASDHWRGRYGRRRPFIWALSLGVLLSLFLIPRAGWLAGLLCLDARPLELALLILGVGLLDFCGQVCFTPLEALLSDLFRDPDHCRQAFSVYAFMISLGGCLGYLLPAIDWDASALAPYLGTQEECLFGLLTVIFLTCVAATLFVAEEAALGPAEPAEGLAVPPGPHCCPCHTRLAFRSLGALFPRLHQLCCRVPRTLRRLFVAELCSWMAFMTFTLFYTDFVGEGLYQGVPRAEPGTEARRHYDEGVRMGSLGLFLQCAVSLLFSLVMDRLVQRFGTRAVYLASVVAFPVAAGTMCLSRSVAVVTASAALTGFTFSALQILPYTLASLYHREKQVFLPKYRGDAGSSASEDSLMPNFPPGPKPGSPFPNGHMGAGGGGLLPSSPVLCGASACDVSMRVVVGEPPETRVIPGRGICLDLAILDSAFLLSQVAPSLFMGSIVQLSQSVTAYMVSAAGLGFVAIYFATQVVFDKSDLTKYSV is encoded by the exons ATGGTCCAGAGGCTGTGGGCTGGCCGCCTGCTGCGGCACCGGAAAGCCCAGCTCCTGCTGGTCAACCTGCTGACCTTCGGCCTGGAAGTGTGCCTGGCCGCCGGCATCACCTATGTGCCACCCTTGCTGCTGGAGGTGGGGGTCGAGGAGAAGTTCATGACCATGGTGCTCG GCATTGGTCCAGTGCTGGGCCTCATCTCGGTCCCACTCCTAGGCTCGGCCAGTGACCACTGGCGTGGGCGCTACGGTCGCCGGAGGCCCTTCATATGGGCCCTGTCCCTGGGCGTCCTCCTGAGCCTCTTCCTCATCCCGAGGGCCGGCTGGCTGGCGGGGCTGCTGTGCCTGGATGCCAGGCCCCTGGAGCTGGCCCTGCTGATCCTGGGCGTGGGGCTGCTGGACTTCTGCGGCCAGGTGTGCTTCACCCCACTGGAGGCCCTGCTCTCCGACCTCTTCCGGGACCCAGACCACTGTCGCCAGGCCTTCTCCGTCTACGCCTTCATGATCAGCCTTGGGGGCTGCCTGGGCTACCTCCTGCCTGCGATCGACTGGGACGCCAGCGCCCTGGCCCCCTACCTGGGCACCCAGGAGGAGTGCCTCTTCGGCCTGCTCACTGTCATCTTCCTCACCTGCGTGGCGGCCACACTGTTTGTGGCCGAGGAGGCCGCGCTGGGTCCGGCTGAGCCGGCGGAAGGGCTGGCTGTCCCCCCGGGGCCACACTGCTGCCCCTGCCACACCCGCCTGGCTTTCCGGAGCCTGGGCGCCCTGTTTCCCCGGCTGCACCAGCTCTGTTGCCGTGTGCCTCGCACCCTGCGCAGACTCTTTGTGGCCGAGCTGTGCAGCTGGATGGCTTTCATGACCTTCACGTTGTTCTACACGGACTTTGTGGGCGAGGGGCTGTACCAGGGTGTGCCCCGGGCTGAGCCGGGCACCGAGGCCCGGAGACACTATGATGAAG gggTCCGGATGGGCAGCCTGGGGCTGTTCCTGCAGTGCGCAGTGTCCCTGCTCTTCTCACTGGTCATGGACCGGCTGGTGCAGCGATTTGGCACCCGGGCCGTCTATCTGGCCAGCGTGGTGGCCTTCCCCGTGGCTGCCGGCACCATGTGCCTGTCCCGCAGCGTGGCCGTGGTGACCGCGTCGGCTGCCCTCACCGGCTTCACCTTCTCCGCCCTGCAGATCCTGCCCTACACGCTGGCCTCCCTCTACCACCGGGAGAAGCAG GTTTTCCTGCCCAAATACCGAGGAGATGCCGGAAGTAGTGCCAGTGAGGACAGCCTGATGCCCAACTTTCCACCTGGCCCCAAGCCCGGATCTCCCTTCCCCAATGGACACATGGGTGCTGGAGGCGGCGGCCTCCTCCCTTCTTCACCTGTGCTCTGTGGGGCCTCTGCCTGCGACGTCTCCATGCGGGTGGTGGTGGGCGAGCCGCCTGAGACCAGGGTCATCCCGGGCCGGGGCATCTGCCTGGACCTTGCCATCCTGGACAGTGCATTCCTGCTGTCCCAGGTGGCCCCGTCCCTGTTTATGGGCTCCATTGTTCAGCTCAGCCAGTCTGTCACTGCCTACATGGTGTCGGCTGCGGGCCTTGGTTTTGTGGCCATTTATTTTGCTACACAGGTGGTATTTGACAAGAGTGACTTGACCAAATACTCTGTGTAG